The region CGCGCCGCACGCTCCGGCGCACCCGCACGTCCATCGTGGGAGCGCCTCCTCTGCCACGCCCACCACGCCCGCCACGCCGGCCGCCACGGCCGCCGCGGGGGTCCTGCCCTTCCCTGCTCGCCCGCTTCTGGATATCGGCCGCGGGCTTGAACCGCTGGTTGGGACCGGGTTTCTTCACTTCGCCTTCACTTGCAGGGACGAGCCGTATCTGCCCCTTTACGCCCTTAACCTGGGCCCACTGAACACTTCCTGTCTTTCCCATGGATAAAACTCCTTCATAATTATGAGCGGACCCGCTGATAAAAGTAACCCGGGAGCCCCGGCCGGGATCGATCGCCGAGGTGCAGATCCGGGACGGCCGTCCCGGACCCGGATTGACGCGGCGGGTTGTGCCCAAGTCAGGCGAGCAGCCGCTTGAGTTCGCGCCGGAGGGTCTCGCTGACGACCTTGCCGTCGACGCTCCCCCGGAGTTCCTGCATAACGACGCCCATCAGGGGGCCGAGCGCACCCATGCCCCGCTCCCTGGCAAACTCCTCCCGTTCGGCCACCACTCGGCGCACGATTGATTCCACGTCCTCCTGCGAGACGGCGGGGGCCAGTTTCCCGATGGCCGCATCCACCCGCTCTTGGGGCGTTGCGGCACCCTCGCCCGCCGTCCGTGCGAGTTCGGCGAGGAGGTCCGGGATCGCCTCCTTTGCAGCCCGGTTGGCCTCGACGGCAGAGAGGAGGGCAAGGATCTCGTCCTCGCTCACCCGGTCGACGGCCACGCCGTCGCGGGCGAGCTCCCGGCAGGTGGCAAGGAGCGTCCGAGCCGCGATGGTGGGGCGGACGCCTGCGGCGACGGCCGCTTCGAACGTCGGCAGCCGCTCGGAGAACGCCATCTGCCGGGCCAGCGCCTCGTCAAGCCCGAACTCCCTGACGAACCGCTCCGCCCGGTGGGTGAGGAGTTCGGGCACCTTGATGCTCTCCCAGAGGGCTTCGTCGATATCGACCGGGAATACGTCGGTCTCGGGGTACATCCTGGCGGCTCCCGGGAGGGGGCGCATGTAGGCCGAGCTCCCCTCTTCGAGCATCTTCCGGGTCTCCTCCGGCACACCCGCTAGCGCCATCTCCGCACGAATCATCACCTGCTCCACCGCACATCCGGCGCGCTCTCTCCCGGCCGCCACGATGACGACGCAGTCTTCTTCGGCGGCGCCGACGAACTCGCGGAGGCGCGCCACCTCTTCTGCGGTGACGCCGTAGGCGGGGAGCTCGTCGGTGTGGAAGATACCGCCGACACCGCACTTCTTCGCGTAGTCGGACATCTCGCTCCCGAGGCGGCGGCCGGGCTGGATCTCCCGCCCGACAAGCCCGGCAAACCCGCAGAGCCTGATGGCGAGGATGGCTTTCGCCTTCTTCAGGATGGACGACTTCGTCCCGGAGAAGAGGGCGGTGACGTCGATGACGTTGTGGTCCACCCGGGCGCCCCGTTCCCGAAGTTCGTCGCGGATCGCGAGGAGATTGACCTGCCGCTCGACCTCGCGCCTGACCACCTCGGCGATGAGATCGAGTTCCTGAACGCCCTTGATCTCGACCCGTGCGCCGCCTGCGATGGAGACGTTGATGTCCTGCCGGATCGTCCCGAGCCCCCGCTTCACCCTGCCGGTCGAGCGGAGGACCATCCCGATGTACTCGGCGACCCGCTGAACGGCCTCGGGGGTGTGCATGCAGGGGGCGGTCGTGATCTCGACGAGCGGGATCCCGAGGCGGTCAAGGGAGAAGGTCTCGCCCTCCACCCGCTGCGCAGCTTCCTCCTCAAGGCAGATCGTCTCGATCCGGCACCCGTCCGGGAGGGCGCCTGAGAGCCCGACAAGCGCCGTCCGCTGGAACCCGCTGGTGTTCGAGCCGTCGATGACGAGTTTGCGCATCGTGTGGACCTGCTCTGCGGGCGTCATCCCGAGCATCTTTGCGATCGTGAGGCAGACCTCGAGCGCCTCGGGGTTCATCGGGGTCGGGGGCTCCTCGTCGTGCTCCACGAGACAGACCGTGTCGTAGGTGTAGTAGCAGAACTTCCGGACGAGTTTCATCTCCTCCTCGGCCGCCCGGTCGATCTCCCCAAGTTCGCTTGCCGTCGCCCGGAGGTAGCGGTAGAACTCCCCGGTCCGCTCGGCGGTGTCACGGAGGACCGTGGGGCAGCGGCAGAAGAGTTTCTCGGCCGTGTCGAGCTGCTGGTGGATCTCGATCCCGGCCTTGAGGCCGAGTTCTTTGTAGTCCATTCAGATCGACCTCCGCTGGATCTCGCCCGCAAGGTCGGTCTGCATCAGGATGCCCGCCCGCTCGGGATCGGACTCGTTCCCGAGCACCCACATCAGTTTCACGAGCGCCGCCTCGGGGAGCATATCCTCGCCCTCGATCACGCCGATCGAGAGGAGGTCTCTTCCGGTGTTGTAGACACGGTCGCAGACCCGGCCGTGCAGGCACTGCGACGTCATGACGACGGTCATCCCGCCGTCGATCATATCCCGGAGCCTTGGGATCCACTCCGTCGAGACGTGCCCGAGGCCGGTCCCGGAGAGGACGAGGCCTGCGTAGCCCTCGAAGGCGTCGAGGACCCGGGGAGGCATCCCGGGGTAGAAGTGGAGGAGGCCGCAACGCTCTTCGAGCGCATCGTGGAGTCTCGGCTCCTCGGTGCCCCGCCGCACCGCCTCGTCCGAGAGGGTGACCGAGAGCGAGGGGTAGTCGACGTAGCCGAGCGGCGCCGACCCCATGCTCTGGAAGGCGTCGCGCCGGGAGGTGTGCATCTTCCGGACCCTCGTCGCCCGGTGGATGGCGCACCGGTCGTCGTTCGTTGTCGCGTGCATCACGACCGCGACCTCACCGAGGTCGCCGGCGGCGACGGCGGCGCTGCAGAGGGTGTTCATGGCGTTGTCGGAACTCGGGCGGTCGGCGGACCGCTGCGACCCGACAAAGACGACCGGCACCGGGGTCTTGAGCATGAACCGAACCGCAGCGGCCGAGTAGGCCATCGTGTCGGTGCCGTGCGTGACGATCACCCCGGATGCGCCGTGCCGGATCTCATCGTAGATCGTCCGTGCGAGTTCCTGCCAGATCGCCGGACGCATGTTCTCGGAGAGGATGCTTGCTATCTGGCGGTCGCGGTAGCGGGCGATATCCCCGAGTTCCGGGATCGCCCGCAGGATGTCGCTCGCCGAGAACTGGCTCGTCACTGCCCCGGTCCGGTAGTCCACCCTGCTTGCGATTGTCCCGCCGGTGGATATGATCGAGAGTTCAGGGAGGTCGGGGTTCTGGACGACGACCCCGGCTCCTGCCGGCGGCTGCGGGGCCGGACGCTCGACCAGTTCGATCTTCTCCGGGGACGCCCCGATGTTGTAGCCGTTGTCGAGTTTGACGACGGCCATTCCGTTCCGTTCGGCGATGTAGGTGCCGGTGAGCGCGGTCCCGCCGTTGGCGTAACGCACCAAATCCCCGGCTTGGAGTGTTTCGGTTATGCTATCATCCTCCGTGATTCAGTTATAAGGTCTTCAAACGCACGCGAGAGCGCCCCTTCAGTCTCCTCCGCCCATGCCGCGTCCCGGGCGAGGAGTTCTTTCTGCTCCGCGAGCTGCACCGCGACCGCGGCGGGCGCCGGACCGCCGACGATCTTCCGCACGGCGACGGCGTGGCGCGGGTCGAGGACTGCGTCGATCCGCTCTTGGGTCACCCCCAGGTCCACGACCGAGAGGCCGGCCGCTTCCCGGGCGGCGCCCTCGAGCGTGGCGAGGTCGAGCGAGCCGTGCCTGACCGCCCGCCCGACGATCCGGTGGGCGGTGCGGAACGGAAGTCCGTATTCCCTGACGAGGACGTCGGCGAGTTCTGTCGCGGTGGAGAACCCTCTGCCCGCCTCGGCGGCCATCCGGTCGGTGTTGAAGGTCGCGGTCCCGATCATGCCGGCAAGGAGCGGGATGCTCTGCCGGACAGCCTCTACCCCCCGCCAGAGGTGCGGGGTCAGTTCCTGGAGGTCGCGGTTGTAACTCATGGGGAGGCCTTTCGTGATCGTGATCGCCGCGGCGAGTTCCCCGGCGGCAGACCCGGCCTTTGCCCGCATGATCTCGGCGACGTCCGGGTTCTTCTTCTGGGGCATGATCGAGGAGGAGGAGCAGTAGGTATCGTCGAGTTGCACGAACCCGACGAACGCGGTGCTCCAGAGGACGAGTTCCTCGCAGAGGCGGCTTACCGTGGTCATGCAGACGGCGGCATCGGAGAGCACCTCGAGCGCGAAGTCCCGGGCGGCGACTGCATCCATGCTGTTTGCCGCCGGGCGGGAAAAGCCGAGGAGCCGTGCGGTGTAGTCGCGGTCGAGCGGGAAGCCGGTCGAGGCGAACGCCGCCGAACCGAGGGGCGAGACGTCCACCCGGGCATAGGCATCCCGGAGCCGGGCGGCGTCGCGGGAGAAGGCCTGCTCGTAGGCGAGGAGGTAGTGGGCCAGCGTCGTGGGCTGGGCGTGTTGCAGGTGGGTGAAGCCCGGCATCACCGTCTCGGTGTGCCCGGCGGCAACGTCGAGCAGAGTCCGCCGCAGGTCGGCAAGCGACCGCACGAGGGCGATGATCTCCTGTTTCAGCCGAATTCTCACGCAGGTGGCGACCTCGTCGTTCCGTGACCTGCCCATGTGGAGCCGGCCGCCGAAGTCCTCCCCGACCCGGTCGATGAGGTAGGCTTCCTTACCGGCGTGGATATCCTCAAACCGCTCGTCGAACGCCTCCGCCGGG is a window of Methanoculleus sp. 7T DNA encoding:
- a CDS encoding DUF5350 domain-containing protein; its protein translation is MGKTGSVQWAQVKGVKGQIRLVPASEGEVKKPGPNQRFKPAADIQKRASREGQDPRGGRGGRRGGRGGRGRGGAPTMDVRVRRSVRRAKVSVLGAKQKSR
- the gatE gene encoding Glu-tRNA(Gln) amidotransferase subunit GatE, with product MDYKELGLKAGIEIHQQLDTAEKLFCRCPTVLRDTAERTGEFYRYLRATASELGEIDRAAEEEMKLVRKFCYYTYDTVCLVEHDEEPPTPMNPEALEVCLTIAKMLGMTPAEQVHTMRKLVIDGSNTSGFQRTALVGLSGALPDGCRIETICLEEEAAQRVEGETFSLDRLGIPLVEITTAPCMHTPEAVQRVAEYIGMVLRSTGRVKRGLGTIRQDINVSIAGGARVEIKGVQELDLIAEVVRREVERQVNLLAIRDELRERGARVDHNVIDVTALFSGTKSSILKKAKAILAIRLCGFAGLVGREIQPGRRLGSEMSDYAKKCGVGGIFHTDELPAYGVTAEEVARLREFVGAAEEDCVVIVAAGRERAGCAVEQVMIRAEMALAGVPEETRKMLEEGSSAYMRPLPGAARMYPETDVFPVDIDEALWESIKVPELLTHRAERFVREFGLDEALARQMAFSERLPTFEAAVAAGVRPTIAARTLLATCRELARDGVAVDRVSEDEILALLSAVEANRAAKEAIPDLLAELARTAGEGAATPQERVDAAIGKLAPAVSQEDVESIVRRVVAEREEFARERGMGALGPLMGVVMQELRGSVDGKVVSETLRRELKRLLA
- the gatD gene encoding Glu-tRNA(Gln) amidotransferase subunit GatD, giving the protein MTETLQAGDLVRYANGGTALTGTYIAERNGMAVVKLDNGYNIGASPEKIELVERPAPQPPAGAGVVVQNPDLPELSIISTGGTIASRVDYRTGAVTSQFSASDILRAIPELGDIARYRDRQIASILSENMRPAIWQELARTIYDEIRHGASGVIVTHGTDTMAYSAAAVRFMLKTPVPVVFVGSQRSADRPSSDNAMNTLCSAAVAAGDLGEVAVVMHATTNDDRCAIHRATRVRKMHTSRRDAFQSMGSAPLGYVDYPSLSVTLSDEAVRRGTEEPRLHDALEERCGLLHFYPGMPPRVLDAFEGYAGLVLSGTGLGHVSTEWIPRLRDMIDGGMTVVMTSQCLHGRVCDRVYNTGRDLLSIGVIEGEDMLPEAALVKLMWVLGNESDPERAGILMQTDLAGEIQRRSI
- the argH gene encoding argininosuccinate lyase, whose product is MRSDQIRQGRLAGERSADLEHFLASMDADRWIAEADLLVDMAHLLGLRRQGIIDEAPARALMAALLDLHDHGLPAEAFDERFEDIHAGKEAYLIDRVGEDFGGRLHMGRSRNDEVATCVRIRLKQEIIALVRSLADLRRTLLDVAAGHTETVMPGFTHLQHAQPTTLAHYLLAYEQAFSRDAARLRDAYARVDVSPLGSAAFASTGFPLDRDYTARLLGFSRPAANSMDAVAARDFALEVLSDAAVCMTTVSRLCEELVLWSTAFVGFVQLDDTYCSSSSIMPQKKNPDVAEIMRAKAGSAAGELAAAITITKGLPMSYNRDLQELTPHLWRGVEAVRQSIPLLAGMIGTATFNTDRMAAEAGRGFSTATELADVLVREYGLPFRTAHRIVGRAVRHGSLDLATLEGAAREAAGLSVVDLGVTQERIDAVLDPRHAVAVRKIVGGPAPAAVAVQLAEQKELLARDAAWAEETEGALSRAFEDLITESRRMIA